In Synechococcus sp. CB0101, a genomic segment contains:
- a CDS encoding ABC transporter substrate-binding protein, with product MKGQTATGALRGFRRRSLLRRIATGVAGAALAVGLSACRGAAPPAGAQRTIQFWTLDLAPKFNTYLQGVIAAWEAQNPGYRVVWTDIPWGSVERKLLAAVFARTAPDVVNLNPLFAANLASKGGLLPLEGVLPPGAPQGYLPRIWQAGRSAGPDGQPQQFAIPWYLTARITLANTGLLQQAGYSAPPRTWAEVPAYAEAVRRRTGRYALFVTVVPDDSAELLESLVQMGVTLLGPDQRAAFNSPAGRRAFAFWTDLYRRGLLPREVVSQGYRRAIELYQSGELAQVGSGAEFLRSIQTNAPQIAAATRPFPPLTGAQGDANVAVMTLAIPRQSRVATKAADFALFLTDAANQQRFAEQARVLPSSPVALQQLRRNLEEERPANQPEALVQQARLLSADTLGQARVLVPASPGVKRLQAIVYTQLQRAMLGQISSDAALVEAERQWNAYAAGRFPASKTLAGRNP from the coding sequence ATGAAGGGCCAAACCGCCACTGGAGCGTTGCGCGGATTCCGCCGCCGCTCGCTGCTGCGCCGCATCGCGACCGGTGTGGCGGGCGCTGCTTTGGCGGTGGGCCTCAGCGCCTGCCGCGGTGCGGCGCCTCCGGCTGGAGCGCAGCGCACGATCCAGTTCTGGACCCTCGATCTGGCGCCCAAGTTCAACACCTATCTCCAGGGTGTGATTGCGGCCTGGGAAGCCCAGAACCCGGGCTACCGAGTGGTGTGGACCGACATCCCCTGGGGTTCGGTGGAGCGCAAGCTCCTGGCGGCGGTGTTTGCGCGCACGGCGCCGGATGTGGTGAATCTCAATCCCCTGTTTGCGGCCAACTTGGCCAGCAAGGGCGGGTTGCTGCCACTGGAGGGCGTGCTGCCGCCGGGGGCGCCCCAGGGTTACCTGCCCCGGATCTGGCAGGCGGGCCGCAGCGCCGGGCCCGATGGCCAGCCCCAACAGTTCGCGATTCCCTGGTATCTCACGGCCCGGATCACCCTGGCCAACACTGGCCTGTTGCAGCAGGCCGGCTACAGCGCCCCACCGCGCACCTGGGCTGAGGTGCCTGCCTATGCCGAGGCTGTGCGCCGCCGCACCGGCCGCTACGCCTTGTTCGTCACCGTGGTGCCCGACGACTCCGCTGAGCTGCTGGAAAGCCTCGTGCAGATGGGGGTGACCCTGCTGGGGCCTGATCAGCGCGCCGCCTTCAACAGCCCTGCCGGCCGCCGCGCCTTCGCCTTTTGGACTGATCTCTACCGCCGCGGTCTGCTGCCCCGCGAAGTGGTCAGCCAGGGATACCGCCGCGCCATTGAGCTCTACCAAAGCGGTGAATTGGCCCAGGTGGGCAGCGGCGCCGAATTCCTGCGCAGCATCCAAACCAATGCACCGCAGATCGCTGCCGCCACCCGCCCCTTTCCACCACTCACCGGTGCTCAGGGCGACGCCAATGTGGCGGTGATGACCCTCGCCATCCCGCGCCAGAGCCGGGTGGCCACCAAGGCGGCGGATTTCGCCTTGTTCCTCACCGATGCCGCTAACCAGCAGCGCTTCGCGGAGCAGGCGCGGGTGCTGCCGTCGTCGCCCGTGGCGCTGCAACAGCTGCGCCGCAATCTCGAGGAGGAGCGTCCGGCTAACCAGCCCGAGGCGTTGGTGCAGCAGGCGCGCCTGCTCTCGGCCGACACCCTCGGCCAGGCGCGGGTGCTGGTGCCAGCCAGCCCGGGGGTGAAGCGGCTGCAGGCGATTGTGTACACCCAGCTGCAGCGGGCGATGCTCGGTCAGATCAGCAGCGATGCGGCCCTGGTGGAAGCGGAGCGCCAGTGGAATGCCTATGCCGCCGGCCGCTTCCCCGCTTCAAAAACTCTGGCCGGAAGAAATCCTTAA
- the rpaB gene encoding response regulator transcription factor RpaB — MALGDQHQLGEASGAASGAEGHRATLLVVDDEPAVRRVLVMRLQLAGYRVVCAEDGEEALTLFHQEQPDLVVLDVMLPKLDGFAVCRRLRAESCVPIIFLSALDAIAERVAGLDLGADDYLPKPFSPKELEARIATILRRVGRGSAAAEPREATPGQGVLRVGDLVVDTNRRQVTRDGERIGLTYTEFSLLELLFREPGRVVPRAEILEQLWGYPPRRAADLRVVDVYVARLRGKLEPDPRNPELILTVRGTGYASQRVGDLPGMAAAG, encoded by the coding sequence ATGGCCCTCGGCGACCAGCACCAGCTCGGTGAGGCGTCGGGAGCCGCATCTGGAGCGGAGGGCCACCGCGCCACCTTGCTCGTGGTGGACGACGAGCCGGCGGTGCGCCGTGTGCTCGTGATGCGCCTGCAGCTGGCCGGTTACCGGGTGGTGTGCGCCGAAGACGGCGAAGAAGCGCTCACCCTGTTTCACCAGGAACAGCCCGATCTCGTCGTGCTCGACGTGATGCTGCCCAAGCTCGATGGCTTCGCCGTGTGCCGGCGGCTTCGGGCGGAATCCTGCGTGCCGATCATTTTCCTCTCGGCTCTCGATGCCATCGCCGAGCGGGTTGCTGGCCTCGATCTCGGCGCCGACGACTATCTGCCCAAGCCCTTCAGCCCCAAAGAGCTCGAGGCGCGCATCGCCACGATCCTGCGGCGTGTGGGCCGCGGCTCCGCCGCTGCCGAGCCCCGTGAGGCCACACCTGGCCAGGGTGTGCTGCGGGTGGGTGATCTGGTGGTGGACACCAACCGCCGCCAGGTGACCCGCGACGGCGAACGCATCGGCCTCACCTACACCGAGTTCAGCCTGCTGGAGCTGCTCTTCCGCGAACCCGGCCGTGTGGTGCCGCGGGCCGAGATCCTCGAGCAGCTTTGGGGCTACCCGCCGCGCCGCGCTGCGGACCTGCGCGTGGTGGATGTATACGTCGCCCGCCTGCGGGGCAAGCTCGAGCCTGATCCGCGCAACCCGGAGCTGATCCTCACCGTGCGCGGCACCGGCTACGCCTCCCAGCGCGTGGGTGACCTGCCCGGGATGGCCGCCGCAGGCTGA
- the lysS gene encoding lysine--tRNA ligase yields the protein MSELRETRLEKGKALAALGQGPYALRFDPSHRTAELQAAHADLANGEERDLAVAVAGRVMTRRVMGKLAFFTLADETGPIQLFIEKATLAASMPDDPEAFAHITSLVDAGDLIGVQGTLRRTDRGELSVKVKSWQMLSKSLQPLPDKWHGLSDVEKRYRQRYLDLIVSPDTRETFRRRALAVSAIRRWLDERGFLEIETPVLQSVPGGADARPFETHHNALDLPLTLRIATELHLKRLVVGGFERVYELGRIFRNEGISTRHNPEFTSIEVYQAYADYNDMMDLTEQLIAHVCQQVCGSTTIRYQGNEIDLTPPWRRVTMHELVQEATGLDFGAFGSRAEAAAAMEAKGLAAPALADSVGRLLVEAFEQTVETDLIQPTFVIDYPVENSPLARAHRSKPGLVERFELFIVGRETANAFSELIDPVDQRQRLEAQMARKAAGDDEAQEVDEDFIQALEVGMPPTGGLGIGIDRLVMLLTDSASIRDVIAFPLLRPETRTAGAD from the coding sequence TTGTCTGAGCTGCGCGAGACCCGCCTTGAGAAAGGCAAGGCCCTGGCGGCCCTGGGCCAGGGGCCCTATGCGCTGCGGTTCGACCCCAGCCATCGCACGGCCGAGTTGCAGGCCGCCCACGCTGATCTGGCCAACGGCGAAGAGCGCGATTTGGCCGTGGCGGTGGCCGGCCGGGTGATGACCCGTCGCGTGATGGGCAAGCTCGCCTTCTTCACCCTGGCCGATGAAACCGGCCCGATTCAACTGTTCATCGAGAAGGCCACGCTGGCGGCCTCGATGCCCGATGACCCCGAGGCCTTCGCTCACATCACCTCCCTGGTGGATGCCGGCGACCTGATCGGCGTGCAGGGCACCCTGCGCCGCACCGACCGCGGCGAGCTTTCGGTGAAGGTGAAGAGCTGGCAGATGCTCAGCAAGAGCCTGCAGCCCTTGCCCGATAAGTGGCATGGCCTCTCTGATGTGGAGAAGCGCTACCGGCAGCGCTATCTCGATCTGATTGTCTCGCCCGACACCCGTGAAACCTTCCGGCGCCGGGCCCTGGCGGTGAGTGCGATCCGCCGCTGGCTCGATGAGCGCGGCTTCCTGGAGATCGAAACGCCGGTGCTGCAGAGCGTGCCCGGCGGCGCCGATGCGCGGCCGTTTGAAACCCACCACAACGCCCTCGATCTGCCCCTCACCCTGCGCATCGCCACCGAGCTGCACCTGAAGCGGCTGGTGGTGGGCGGCTTTGAGCGGGTTTATGAGCTGGGCCGCATCTTCCGCAACGAGGGCATCAGCACGCGCCACAACCCGGAGTTCACCTCGATTGAGGTGTACCAGGCCTATGCCGACTACAACGACATGATGGATCTCACGGAGCAGCTGATTGCTCACGTGTGCCAACAGGTGTGCGGCAGCACCACGATTCGTTATCAGGGCAACGAGATTGATCTCACGCCCCCCTGGCGCCGCGTGACGATGCACGAGCTAGTGCAGGAGGCCACGGGCCTTGATTTCGGCGCCTTCGGTTCCCGGGCTGAGGCTGCCGCAGCCATGGAGGCCAAGGGTTTGGCGGCGCCGGCGCTGGCGGATTCCGTGGGTCGCCTGTTGGTGGAGGCCTTCGAGCAAACGGTGGAAACGGATTTGATCCAACCCACGTTTGTGATCGATTACCCGGTGGAAAACTCACCCCTGGCCAGAGCCCATCGCAGCAAACCCGGCTTGGTGGAGCGCTTTGAACTGTTCATCGTCGGCCGTGAAACCGCCAATGCCTTCAGTGAACTGATTGATCCGGTGGATCAGCGCCAGCGCTTGGAAGCCCAGATGGCCCGCAAGGCCGCCGGCGACGACGAAGCCCAGGAGGTGGATGAGGATTTCATCCAGGCCCTCGAGGTGGGCATGCCCCCCACCGGCGGCTTGGGTATCGGCATCGATCGGCTGGTGATGCTGCTCACCGACAGCGCCTCGATCCGCGATGTGATCGCCTTCCCGCTGCTGCGCCCGGAAACCCGCACTGCTGGCGCCGACTGA
- a CDS encoding YdcF family protein gives MFVYPLGLGLLLQLAGLGAAARSRPRWGMGLSGAGIGLIWLFAMPLTSRQLIWGLEEQAAALTPRQIPRADAVVVLGGGLRPALAPRQAVEVAEGGDRLLTGLRLLRQNKAPVLLTSGGQVTFTAGDPAPPEALSAQALAIELGMPPERILTNPRSRTTAEEARDIGQLARKRGWRTVLLVTSAFHMPRSLATFQQRSGLRVIPVACDYQLPTRARYGKPTAGSVLKGLVPEAEALHLSSVALKEHLGLALYRLRGWS, from the coding sequence TTGTTCGTTTACCCCCTGGGGCTGGGCCTGCTGCTGCAGTTGGCGGGCCTGGGAGCAGCGGCGCGGAGCCGGCCGCGCTGGGGCATGGGCCTGAGCGGAGCGGGCATCGGCCTGATCTGGTTGTTTGCGATGCCCCTCACCAGCCGGCAGTTGATCTGGGGACTGGAGGAGCAGGCCGCTGCGCTCACACCTCGCCAGATTCCCCGAGCTGATGCGGTGGTGGTGCTGGGGGGCGGGTTGCGACCGGCGCTGGCGCCCCGCCAAGCCGTGGAAGTGGCGGAGGGGGGTGATCGCTTGCTCACGGGCCTGCGGCTGCTGCGGCAGAACAAGGCTCCGGTGCTGCTCACCAGCGGCGGCCAGGTGACCTTCACCGCAGGTGATCCAGCTCCTCCGGAAGCTCTATCGGCTCAAGCGCTGGCCATTGAACTGGGAATGCCGCCGGAGCGAATCCTCACCAACCCCAGGTCACGCACCACCGCCGAGGAAGCCCGCGACATCGGCCAACTGGCCCGGAAACGGGGCTGGCGCACGGTGCTGCTGGTGACCAGCGCGTTTCACATGCCGCGCTCCCTGGCCACCTTCCAGCAACGCAGCGGCTTGCGTGTGATTCCAGTGGCCTGCGACTACCAACTGCCAACCCGAGCTCGCTACGGAAAGCCCACGGCCGGATCGGTGCTGAAAGGGCTGGTTCCTGAGGCCGAGGCGCTGCACTTGAGCAGCGTGGCCCTGAAGGAACATCTCGGCCTCGCGCTCTACCGGCTACGAGGCTGGTCGTAG
- a CDS encoding hercynine metabolism protein: MSAAADWLEQLEARLEQQLQAFLRANPTQEALLQEQERQEQRQRQRRLLAQAEALRSELLQLAAQIREWRDRAQRARAAGALDLAARAEQQVVQLMERGRQRWHTLEQLGQAVQLNQAEPAATAAGQKPTGTDPLDQAWARFEVEQELEALRRRQGQRS; encoded by the coding sequence TTGAGCGCAGCCGCCGACTGGCTCGAGCAACTCGAGGCCCGGCTGGAGCAACAGCTGCAGGCCTTCCTGCGGGCCAATCCCACCCAGGAGGCGCTGCTGCAAGAGCAGGAGCGGCAGGAACAACGCCAGCGGCAGCGCCGGTTGCTGGCCCAGGCCGAAGCCTTGCGCAGCGAACTACTCCAGCTCGCAGCCCAGATCCGCGAGTGGCGCGATCGCGCTCAACGGGCCCGCGCTGCCGGTGCACTGGATCTGGCGGCACGGGCCGAGCAGCAGGTGGTCCAACTGATGGAGCGCGGCCGCCAGCGCTGGCACACCCTCGAGCAACTGGGCCAGGCGGTGCAGCTGAATCAAGCTGAACCGGCAGCTACGGCAGCGGGACAAAAGCCAACCGGAACGGATCCCCTGGATCAGGCCTGGGCCCGCTTCGAAGTGGAACAAGAGCTCGAGGCGCTGCGACGCCGGCAGGGCCAGCGCAGCTGA
- a CDS encoding hercynine metabolism small protein, translating to MSREEQRRAVRELRENLITQLEELYGNAFESLASQNLGEGGIARLTQLLLRSREAAITPLQEEIEAPLITRAPDAP from the coding sequence ATGTCGAGGGAAGAGCAGCGCCGGGCCGTGCGCGAGCTGCGCGAAAACCTGATCACCCAGCTTGAGGAGCTCTACGGCAACGCCTTCGAATCCCTGGCCTCCCAAAACCTGGGCGAGGGCGGCATCGCCCGGCTCACCCAACTGCTGTTGCGCTCCCGCGAAGCCGCGATCACGCCGCTGCAGGAAGAAATCGAAGCGCCGCTGATCACCCGCGCCCCCGACGCCCCTTGA
- the egtD gene encoding L-histidine N(alpha)-methyltransferase, translating into MSGSAVTGVERAVELLDLHPAPADMRQLVIDGLSRSRKQLPAWFLYDAEGSRLFDLICQQPEYTLTATETALLEREAAAIAAALGSGTLVEFGAGSARKVAPLLQALAQPAYVALDISAEHLQAACTRLEQQFPAVPILGICCDYSQLEELPEHPLLNGTAHLGFFPGSSLGNFEPAAARDLLAQFRRLLGPGGQLLIGIDQPKAVERLEAAYDDAAGVSAAFALNLLRRLNRDLAGSFDLEAFHYRARWVEEHSHIEMALVSQRAQEVKLAGRSWSFAAGEALITETSAKYSPEAFLELAASAGWRGSERWSDPAGDLSLHLLVQAD; encoded by the coding sequence ATGAGTGGGAGCGCGGTAACCGGGGTAGAGCGGGCGGTGGAGCTGCTCGATCTGCATCCCGCCCCGGCAGACATGCGCCAGCTGGTGATCGACGGCCTGAGCCGCAGCCGCAAACAACTGCCGGCCTGGTTCCTCTACGACGCAGAAGGTTCCCGCCTCTTCGATCTGATCTGTCAGCAGCCGGAATACACCCTCACGGCCACCGAAACCGCCCTGCTCGAACGGGAAGCCGCGGCGATCGCCGCGGCCCTGGGCAGCGGCACCCTCGTGGAATTCGGCGCCGGCAGCGCCCGCAAGGTGGCGCCGCTGCTGCAGGCCCTGGCCCAACCGGCCTACGTGGCGCTCGACATCAGCGCCGAACATTTGCAAGCCGCCTGCACCCGGCTGGAGCAGCAGTTTCCGGCGGTGCCGATCCTGGGGATCTGCTGCGACTACAGCCAGCTGGAGGAACTGCCGGAGCACCCACTGCTCAATGGCACGGCCCACCTGGGCTTCTTCCCGGGCAGCTCCCTGGGCAACTTTGAGCCGGCGGCGGCACGGGATCTACTGGCGCAGTTCCGGCGGCTACTGGGGCCGGGCGGCCAGCTGCTGATCGGAATCGACCAACCCAAGGCTGTGGAGCGGCTGGAGGCGGCTTACGACGATGCAGCTGGGGTGTCGGCCGCCTTCGCCCTCAACCTCTTGCGGCGGCTCAATCGCGATCTGGCCGGAAGCTTCGATCTAGAGGCCTTCCACTACCGGGCCCGCTGGGTGGAGGAGCACAGCCACATCGAGATGGCACTGGTGAGCCAGCGCGCCCAGGAGGTGAAGCTGGCCGGCCGCAGCTGGAGCTTCGCGGCGGGGGAAGCGCTCATCACCGAAACCAGTGCGAAATACAGCCCGGAGGCGTTTCTGGAGCTGGCCGCCTCGGCCGGCTGGCGGGGGTCGGAACGTTGGAGTGATCCAGCTGGCGATCTATCTCTGCACCTACTGGTGCAGGCAGACTGA
- a CDS encoding DUF5672 family protein — translation MIPPIVWLQARQVWATITSWKAGSGVPEQSGQPNPLHLLNHYRLELFHAHCSLIDQLFLRHWEAHLQARSQDPERTTWNCVLVDDRATRQTRTCVLNTLLMTRLQATVTIYTPNSKKEAFFQLLEPFSRFITIKTLDDFGITDSLGWNKYNTLFKSADFWKTLTGEHVLIFQPDALVIQPLELEELHYDFAGPPWNKGRITSCEFPTYDPTLTRTGSQWANQALCQTVPDHTNNGNGGLSIRNPRVMQAICEQHSHASPDTEAEDIFFARHLNDPNLNAKLPSQAVLNRLFNESSYSDSSGFHGSWYYLDASEQARLYEKHAKHVIGMLLGLG, via the coding sequence GTGATTCCACCCATCGTCTGGCTGCAGGCTCGGCAGGTCTGGGCAACAATAACGAGCTGGAAAGCGGGTTCAGGCGTGCCGGAACAAAGCGGACAACCCAACCCCCTTCACCTGCTCAATCACTACCGGCTGGAACTGTTCCACGCCCACTGTTCCCTGATCGACCAGCTGTTTCTCAGGCACTGGGAAGCACATCTTCAGGCCAGATCTCAAGACCCAGAGCGAACGACCTGGAACTGCGTCTTAGTCGACGATCGCGCAACACGCCAGACAAGAACGTGCGTGCTCAACACGTTGCTGATGACGCGCCTGCAGGCAACGGTCACGATCTACACACCCAACTCTAAAAAAGAGGCTTTTTTCCAACTTTTAGAGCCATTCAGCCGCTTCATTACCATTAAAACACTCGATGATTTTGGAATCACCGACTCGCTGGGCTGGAACAAATACAACACCCTTTTCAAATCCGCTGACTTCTGGAAAACCTTGACCGGCGAACACGTGCTGATCTTTCAGCCTGATGCCTTGGTTATCCAACCCCTGGAGCTGGAGGAGTTGCACTACGACTTCGCTGGCCCTCCTTGGAACAAAGGCCGGATCACGTCCTGCGAATTCCCCACCTACGATCCAACCCTCACTCGCACAGGCAGCCAGTGGGCCAATCAAGCCCTGTGCCAGACCGTGCCAGACCACACCAACAACGGCAATGGCGGGCTCTCAATCCGCAACCCACGCGTGATGCAGGCCATTTGTGAACAGCACAGCCACGCTTCACCCGACACCGAAGCCGAAGATATTTTCTTTGCCCGACACCTCAACGATCCGAACCTGAACGCCAAGCTGCCCTCACAAGCTGTGCTGAATCGCCTCTTCAATGAATCCAGTTACAGCGATTCAAGCGGTTTTCACGGATCCTGGTACTACCTGGATGCGAGCGAACAGGCCAGGCTTTACGAGAAACATGCCAAACACGTGATCGGAATGCTGTTAGGCCTCGGATGA
- a CDS encoding cysteine synthase A yields MGGITSGFVGAVGNTPLIRLNALSEATGCEILGKAEFMNPGGSVKDRAALGILQEAEEQGLLKPGGTVVEGTAGNTGIGLTHLCNARGYKALIVIPETQSAEKIGLLRSLGAEVRTVPAVPYRDPNNYVRLSGRIAEETPGAVWANQFDNLANRRAHFNSTGPEIWQQTGGSVDAWVAATGTGGTYAGVALYLKEQNPNVRCVLADPYGSALYSWASGGELASEGNSITEGIGNSRVTANLEGAPIDDAVRIHDQDALATIYNLLWQEGLFLGGSVGINVAAAVETARRLGPGHTIVTVLCDSGDRYRSRLYDGQWLTSKGLEQPVRAA; encoded by the coding sequence ATGGGTGGAATCACCTCCGGCTTCGTGGGGGCCGTCGGCAACACGCCGTTGATCCGGCTGAATGCCCTCAGTGAGGCCACTGGCTGCGAGATCCTCGGCAAGGCCGAATTCATGAATCCCGGCGGCTCGGTGAAAGACCGCGCCGCCCTCGGGATTCTTCAGGAGGCGGAAGAACAGGGCCTGCTCAAGCCCGGCGGCACGGTGGTGGAGGGCACGGCGGGTAACACCGGCATTGGCCTCACGCACCTGTGCAATGCCCGGGGCTACAAGGCGCTGATTGTGATTCCGGAAACCCAGTCGGCCGAGAAGATCGGCCTGCTGCGCAGCCTCGGCGCGGAGGTGCGCACGGTGCCGGCCGTTCCCTACCGCGATCCCAACAACTACGTGCGCCTCTCCGGTCGCATCGCCGAGGAAACCCCCGGTGCGGTGTGGGCTAATCAGTTCGACAACCTGGCCAACCGCCGCGCCCACTTCAACAGCACGGGCCCGGAGATCTGGCAGCAAACCGGTGGCAGCGTGGATGCCTGGGTGGCGGCCACCGGCACCGGCGGCACCTATGCCGGTGTGGCCCTCTACCTCAAGGAGCAGAACCCCAACGTGCGCTGCGTGCTGGCCGATCCCTATGGCAGCGCGCTCTACAGCTGGGCCAGCGGCGGTGAGCTGGCCAGCGAGGGCAACTCGATCACCGAGGGCATTGGCAACAGCCGCGTGACTGCCAATCTCGAGGGTGCGCCCATCGACGATGCCGTTCGCATCCACGACCAGGACGCCCTCGCCACCATTTACAACCTGCTCTGGCAGGAGGGCCTGTTCCTGGGGGGCTCGGTGGGCATCAACGTGGCCGCAGCGGTGGAAACGGCGCGCCGCCTGGGCCCTGGCCACACGATCGTCACCGTGCTGTGCGACAGCGGCGATCGCTACCGGTCACGGCTTTATGACGGCCAGTGGCTGACCAGCAAGGGGTTGGAGCAACCTGTGCGCGCAGCCTGA
- a CDS encoding phosphotransferase — protein MPASTDQVIAGRYRLERRLSATERSELWRACDQLAGEAPVALRCIPAEQPTLQAEVRSLWPRLQGVLHPQVPRFGELIEQDGALWLPREWQEGSTFAELLQGRRERQLVFGAGEVLLLLRQLLPALAVLHSQELCHGDLSPANLLRRDRDGLPVLLDFGPGGVTPGYAPPERSRGEAPAPWMDLYSLAVVALVLLSGEEPAQLLDPTTLAWRWPVSLDALPALQEVLARLLSTAPEERFPSASATLQALQQIPMPDSTGPVARADRTVVLVPSPAAAEPALPVVAAGATSPAAALLPRTRQELKEEAAEGRLWPVVIALVVSAVLGTGLGWLVLSRGRVSGPTAAPSLQLPSSLPPAEVNQRQQLLNRLRALQIDRGWFLKLVDASLLAQYPERGGRLPSDSLDDAPLRKVWNQLAEDWLSRVEQLPLELRTRLGRFTAGDWRRRQSALVSQGLSGAVVEQLVSGSAQNLLPGRAGSEIPPEPFRQLWYAAAEQGLAQVRIEAIQARLGETTVISASVPAGGARLFPIRLPVGSGLVLGVNGSPLMQMSVFGADGAVLEARGPLRVVNLGEVRRSPVQLLVTNEGLAAALITLSLRADPAALRPVAPPEPPSAPLNAPLAPARPEAAQQQPEDTN, from the coding sequence GTGCCTGCCTCAACCGATCAGGTGATTGCCGGCCGCTATCGGCTCGAGCGCCGGCTGTCCGCCACCGAACGGAGTGAGCTCTGGCGGGCATGCGATCAGCTGGCCGGCGAGGCGCCCGTGGCCCTGCGCTGCATTCCGGCGGAGCAGCCCACGCTGCAAGCCGAAGTCCGCAGCCTCTGGCCGCGGCTGCAGGGGGTGCTGCATCCGCAGGTGCCTCGCTTCGGGGAGCTGATCGAGCAAGACGGCGCCCTGTGGCTGCCGCGTGAATGGCAGGAGGGCAGCACCTTCGCCGAGTTGCTGCAGGGCCGGCGGGAGCGGCAACTGGTGTTTGGCGCCGGCGAGGTGTTGTTGCTGCTCCGGCAGCTGTTGCCGGCTCTGGCGGTGCTCCATAGCCAGGAGCTCTGCCACGGCGATCTCAGCCCCGCCAACCTGCTGCGCCGCGACCGCGACGGCCTGCCCGTACTCCTCGATTTCGGCCCGGGTGGGGTGACACCGGGTTACGCCCCGCCCGAGCGGAGCCGCGGCGAGGCGCCAGCGCCCTGGATGGACCTCTACAGCCTGGCGGTGGTGGCGCTGGTGCTGCTCAGCGGCGAGGAACCGGCTCAGCTGCTCGATCCGACCACGCTCGCCTGGCGCTGGCCCGTGAGCCTGGATGCGTTGCCGGCCTTGCAGGAGGTGTTGGCGCGCCTGCTCAGCACCGCCCCTGAGGAGCGCTTCCCCTCGGCATCGGCGACCCTGCAGGCCCTGCAACAGATCCCGATGCCTGACAGCACCGGGCCCGTGGCCCGGGCCGATCGCACCGTGGTGCTCGTGCCATCGCCAGCTGCTGCTGAACCCGCCCTGCCGGTGGTAGCGGCTGGGGCCACTTCTCCAGCCGCAGCTCTCTTACCGCGCACGCGTCAGGAGCTGAAGGAGGAGGCCGCCGAGGGCCGTTTGTGGCCGGTGGTAATCGCCTTGGTGGTGTCGGCGGTGTTGGGAACCGGGCTGGGCTGGTTGGTGCTGAGCCGTGGCCGGGTCTCGGGCCCTACGGCGGCGCCGAGCTTGCAGTTGCCCAGCAGCCTGCCGCCGGCGGAGGTGAATCAGCGTCAGCAGCTGCTTAATCGCCTGCGGGCCTTGCAGATTGATCGGGGCTGGTTTCTCAAACTCGTGGATGCCAGCCTGCTGGCCCAATACCCCGAGCGGGGCGGGCGGCTGCCCAGCGACAGCCTGGATGACGCACCGCTGCGCAAGGTGTGGAACCAGCTGGCGGAAGACTGGCTGAGCCGTGTGGAACAGCTGCCTCTAGAGCTGCGCACCCGGCTCGGACGCTTCACCGCCGGTGATTGGCGCCGCCGCCAATCGGCGCTAGTGAGCCAGGGCTTGAGTGGTGCAGTGGTGGAGCAGCTGGTGTCGGGCAGCGCTCAGAACCTGTTACCTGGGCGCGCCGGCAGTGAGATCCCGCCGGAGCCTTTCCGCCAGCTTTGGTATGCCGCTGCGGAGCAAGGCCTGGCCCAGGTGCGCATCGAAGCGATTCAGGCCCGGCTGGGGGAAACCACGGTGATCTCAGCGTCGGTACCAGCGGGTGGCGCGCGCCTGTTTCCGATTCGCTTGCCGGTGGGTAGTGGCCTGGTGCTGGGGGTGAACGGTTCGCCCCTGATGCAGATGAGCGTGTTTGGCGCTGATGGCGCCGTGCTGGAGGCCCGTGGCCCCCTGCGGGTGGTGAATCTCGGTGAGGTGCGGCGCTCGCCGGTTCAATTACTGGTGACCAACGAAGGCTTGGCCGCGGCGCTGATCACCCTGTCGCTGCGCGCCGATCCGGCGGCGCTGCGTCCCGTGGCCCCGCCCGAGCCTCCGTCAGCGCCTCTGAACGCCCCTCTCGCGCCGGCCAGGCCGGAAGCTGCTCAGCAACAGCCTGAGGACACCAACTAA
- the smpB gene encoding SsrA-binding protein SmpB, whose translation MAKGGGKKSAKALRDAANKLLADNRFARHQYEILETLECGVELLGTEVKSIRAGQVNLRDGFCLIRNGQLQLHNVHISPHSHAGAYFNHDPLRVRPLLAHRREIDKLRVALDQKGLTLIPLNLHLKGSWIKATIGLGKGRKLHDKRQEERRKQDIKDAKAAIARF comes from the coding sequence ATGGCCAAGGGCGGGGGCAAGAAGAGCGCCAAAGCCCTGCGGGATGCCGCCAACAAGCTGCTGGCGGACAACCGCTTTGCGCGCCATCAATACGAGATTCTCGAAACCCTCGAATGCGGGGTGGAGTTGCTGGGCACCGAGGTGAAATCGATCCGGGCTGGCCAGGTGAACCTGCGCGATGGCTTCTGCCTGATCCGCAACGGCCAGCTGCAGCTCCACAACGTGCACATCTCCCCCCACAGCCACGCTGGCGCCTATTTCAACCACGACCCCCTACGCGTACGCCCGCTCCTGGCCCACCGCCGCGAGATCGACAAACTGCGCGTGGCCCTCGATCAGAAAGGCCTCACCCTGATCCCGCTCAACCTGCACCTGAAAGGCTCCTGGATCAAGGCCACGATCGGCCTGGGCAAAGGCCGAAAGCTGCACGACAAACGCCAGGAAGAGCGCCGCAAGCAAGACATCAAGGACGCCAAAGCCGCCATCGCGCGGTTCTGA